Below is a window of Candidatus Dadabacteria bacterium DNA.
CCCGTCCGCGCCGGTTTCCCCGGAGTTTGCCGGAATCCGGGACGGTTTGCGCGAGGGGGCGGGCTGCCCCGCCTGCTCAAACCTCGGCTACAGGGGCAGGGAGGCGGTGTATGAGGTGGCGGTCGTTGACGCCGAACTCAGGGAGATGATAGTTTCGGGCGCTCCCCTGAGCGACATGAGAAAATGGGCGTCCCGCGCGGGCATGAGCACAATGAGGGAAAACGCCGTCCTCAAACTCAAACGCGGAGTAACCACCGCCGAAGAGGTTTTGAAAAACACTCCCGCGGATGAGAAGTAGTTATGCCTGTTTTTGTTCGGGAAGGGATTTCAAAAGGCGGGACGGGTTTTGCGGCGCGCCTCAGAGCCCTCCTGTCAACCGAGATTCATACGGGCGCGATACCCCCGGCGGCGGTTTACGGCTTCACAAGGAAATTTTCCGTGATGGTGGGGGCGGGCATTGAAATCTCCCGCGCCCTTGAGGTTCTGGTTGAGCAGGAGACTGACACGCGCTTCAAAAAGGCGCTACGGCGCACACTGGATGCCGTCCGCGCTGGCGAGAGCCTTTCCGATGCGATGGAAAAAAGCCCCGAGGCGTTTGCGCCTTTTTATACGGGCCTTGTCCGCGCCGCCGAGGCGGGCGGGTCAATGGGCGGCATACTGACGCGGTTTGCCGACAGTCTGATGAAATCGGAGCTGCTCAGAAAGAAGGTCAGGACGGCGATGATATATCCGCTTGTGGTGGTCGGCACGGCGGCGGCGGTTCTGTTTGCCGCGCTGGCGTTTCTCGTTCCGGTGTTCACTCAGGTGTTTGCCGACATGGGCGCGCCGCTGCCCGCCCTGACGCAGGCGGTGGCGGATGTCGCGTTTTTTGTGAAAGCCAACCTGCCGCAGATGGCGGCGGGCGCGCTGTTGTGCGTTCTTGTTCCCGTTTTTCTTTACCGGCGGTCGGCAAGGGCGGCGGTGTTTGTTGACAGGGCGGTCTTTCTCATCCCCG
It encodes the following:
- a CDS encoding type II secretion system F family protein produces the protein MPVFVREGISKGGTGFAARLRALLSTEIHTGAIPPAAVYGFTRKFSVMVGAGIEISRALEVLVEQETDTRFKKALRRTLDAVRAGESLSDAMEKSPEAFAPFYTGLVRAAEAGGSMGGILTRFADSLMKSELLRKKVRTAMIYPLVVVGTAAAVLFAALAFLVPVFTQVFADMGAPLPALTQAVADVAFFVKANLPQMAAGALLCVLVPVFLYRRSARAAVFVDRAVFLIPVFGEMAHKSALSRFCGALSSLLRGGVPLVSALEAVSSASPNRFFSREVVAAARRMVRGEGVAGAFGAGKGAFPAIFVSMVDAGERSGRLPQMLEILSETYMQETDALSAAVQSSVESGAILIVGVVVSVIVISMYLPIFSLVSLFSG